A window of the Phaseolus vulgaris cultivar G19833 chromosome 5, P. vulgaris v2.0, whole genome shotgun sequence genome harbors these coding sequences:
- the LOC137834365 gene encoding uncharacterized protein, protein MANKGLKICLALSLVLLIIVAIATVTLFLTVFKPRDPDIIVQPVGLEHFDLSLMSNLTSNVSLGMVITMENPNYGSFEYPKATGYVNFHDTVVGEVPIQGESVPAREQITVTTSANFMPQKLVADSNFFPDVLTGSLNFTSTAAMPGKVRMFKIFKLKATVYCTCYFSMNIASSNVNSNCISKIKF, encoded by the coding sequence ATGGCTAACAAAGGTCTCAAGATTTGCTTGGCCTTGTCTCTAGTCCTTCTGATCATTGTTGCAATTGCCACTGTAACCTTATTTTTAACAGTTTTTAAACCCAGGGATCCTGACATCATCGTCCAACCTGTTGGTCTTGAACATTTTGACTTGTCCCTTATGAGCAATTTGACTTCAAATGTGAGTCTGGGAATGGTGATCACTATGGAGAATCCAAACTATGGAAGCTTTGAATACCCCAAAGCCACTGGTTATGTGAATTTTCACGATACCGTTGTGGGTGAAGTTCCAATACAGGGAGAGTCGGTGCCAGCACGAGAGCAGATTACTGTCACCACTTCGGCCAATTTCATGCCACAAAAGTTGGTCGCTGATTCCAATTTTTTTCCAGATGTTCTAACTGGATCGTTGAATTTCACATCAACCGCTGCAATGCCAGGGAAAGTTCGCATgttcaagattttcaaattgAAGGCGACGGTTTATTGCACTTGTTACTTTTCCATGAATATAGCCTCTAGTAATGTTAATAGCAATTGCATATCCAAAATCAAGTTTTGA